In one window of Onychomys torridus chromosome 7, mOncTor1.1, whole genome shotgun sequence DNA:
- the LOC118586938 gene encoding olfactory receptor 7G3-like: MKTGNFSESTEFHLMGLSDNQELKTVLFGVFLSMYLITILGNLLIILATVYDSNLHTPMYFFISNLSFIDICFTTTTIPKMLVNIQTQVSSISYTGCLTQICFVLTFAGLENGILVMMAYDRFVAICHPLRYTVIMNPKLCGILVLLSFLISILDALLHTLMALRLSFCTKVDIPHYFCELAHILKLACSNILINNILVYLVTSLLGVLPLSGIIFSYTRIISSVLKIPSTAGKYKAFSICASHLIVVSLFYGTGFGVYMSSAGIHSSRKSAIASVMYTVVTPMMNPFIYSLRNKDMQQLIPHLQSPVISAPSDTCPQYHLSQACAPRSRASCRWQGDLSQSSLLESCGS; this comes from the exons ATGAAAACAGGAAACTTTTCAGAATCTACAGAATTCCATCTCATGGGACTCTCAGATAACCAAGAACTAAAGACTGTCCTATTTGGAGTGTTCCTGTCCATGTATCTGATCACAATACTTGGGAACCTTCTCATTATACTGGCTACTGTTTATGACTCCAATCTCCACACCCCTATgtacttcttcatttccaatctGTCCTTCATCGACATCTGTTTCACCACGACTACCATTCCAAAGATGTTGGTGAACATACAGACTCAGGTCAGCTCCATCAGTTATACTGGTTGCCTTACCCAAATCTGTTTTGTTCTGACTTTTGCTGGACTGGAAAATGGAATCCTGGTAATGATGGCCTATGACAGATTTGTGGCTATCTGTCATCCACTGAGGTACACTGTCATCATGAACCCCAAACTATGTGGAATACTAGTTCTGTTGTCCTTCCTGATAAGTATCCTAGATGCTCTGCTGCACACTTTGATGGCACTGCGACTGTCATTCTGCACAAAGGTGGACATTCCTCACTATTTTTGTGAACTGGCTCATATTCTCAAGCTTGCATGCTCCAATATTCTCATCAATAACATTCTGGTATATTTGGTGACAAGTCTGTTGGGTGTTCTTCCACTATCTGGTATAATTTTTTCTTATACTCGAATTATCTCCTCTGTCTTAAAAATTCCATCAACTGCTGGAAAATATAAAGCTTTCTCTATATGTGCATCACACTTAATAGTGGTTTCCTTGTTCTATGGAACAGGGTTTGGTGTGTATATGAGTTCTGCTGGCATTCATAGCTCTAGGAAGAGTGCAATAGCCTCAGTGATGTACACAGTGGTCACTCCCATGATGAATCCCTTTATATACAGCTTAAGGAATAAGGACATG CAGCAGCTCATACCCCACCTACAAAGTCCAGTAATTTCTGCTCCATCAGATACATGCCCACAGTACCATCTAAGTCAAGCCTGTGCTCCACGGTCCAGAGCTAGCTGCAGGTGGCAGGGAGATCTTTCACAGAGCAGCCTACTCGAATCTTGTGGCTCATGA